The Humulus lupulus chromosome 3, drHumLupu1.1, whole genome shotgun sequence genome window below encodes:
- the LOC133821122 gene encoding uncharacterized protein LOC133821122 has protein sequence MISRAWFHLLHQIGTQLAKYETTKEVWDHLARLYTQSNFVKQYQSYIRALEQKDISIQEFYSVMTNLWDQLALTESAELRAFAPYIARREEQRLVQFLMALRGDIEGLRGSIFHHTSLPSVDSVVSELLAYEILLKSQLGKGILTAPSPSVLVVPPRSFTHNENKPHRKVGVDECNFFKQKGHWKNQCPKLVNRAPQQQRHHFRPPHHGNQHQLSNQLPHYGNQPHFGNQSQSRPYHPPQFNVAATLPPSDSYDFGSSSSNSALAALSEQFQKFLTMQSHAMSVYSSIGQPPTST, from the exons ATGATATCAAGAGCTTGGTTTCATCTATTGCATCAAATTG GTACCCAATTAGCCAAGTATGAAACAACGAAGGAAGTTTGGGACCATCTTGCAAGATTGTATACTCAGTCTAATTTTGTAAAGCAATATCAATCATATATTAGAGCTCTTGAACAGAAAGATATAAGTATTCAAGAGTTCTATTCAGTTATGACAAATCTTTGGGATCAGTTGGCACTTACCGAATCTGCAGAGCTACGAGCTTTTGCACCTTATATTGCTCGTAGGGAGGAACAACGATTGGTTCAATTTTTAATGGCACTTCGTGGTGACATTGAGGGACTTCGTGGCTCTATTTTTCATCATACTTCACTTCCTTCAGTTGATTCAGTAGTCAGTGAGTTGTTGGCATATGAAATTCTTCTTAAGTCTCAACTAGGAAAAGGTATCCTCACAGCACCCAGTCCTTCTGTTTTGGTAGTTCCTCCTAGATCTTTTACTCACAATGAGAATAAACCTCACAGAAAAGTTGGGGTTGATGAATGCAATTTTTTCAAACAAAAGGGTCACTGGAAAAATCAGTGTCCTAAGCTAGTAAACCGTGCACCTCAGCAACAAAGACATCATTTCAGACCTCCTCATCATGGTAACCAACATCAATTGAGTAATCAGCTGCCTCATTATGGTAATCAACCACATTTTGGCAACCAATCACAATCTAGACCATACCATCCACCACAATTTAATGTTGCTGCTACTTTACCTCCATCTGACTCGTATGATTTTGGATCCTCATCCTCCAACTCTGCACTTGCTGCCCTCTCAGAACAGTTTCAGAAGTTTCTTACCATGCAGTCGCATGCCATGTCTGTCTATTCTTCGATAGGTCAGCCCCCTACTAGCACTTGA